In a single window of the Sediminicoccus sp. KRV36 genome:
- the accD gene encoding acetyl-CoA carboxylase, carboxyltransferase subunit beta, whose protein sequence is MNWISEWALPKIKTLFGTSREMPDNLWHKCPSCEQMIFQTDLEKNLRVCPHCSHHMRLSARQRLDATLDEGWQKIELPKAPADPLRFRDQRRYSERLRDAQAKSGMDDAVLVGHGKIDGQRAVVAVFEFAFMAGSMGAGVGEAIVTAARLAVLQDAPLIVFASSGGARMQEGAVSLMQMPRTVIATQMVKDAGLPFLVVLCDPTTGGVTASFAMLGDIQIAEPGALIGFAGARVIESTVREKLPEGFQRAEYLLEHGILDMVVKRAEMRETLARVIRLLRAAEEEPAAASER, encoded by the coding sequence ATGAACTGGATTTCCGAGTGGGCGCTGCCCAAGATCAAGACGCTCTTCGGCACCTCGCGCGAGATGCCGGATAATCTGTGGCATAAATGCCCGAGCTGCGAGCAGATGATCTTCCAGACCGACCTGGAGAAGAACCTCCGCGTCTGCCCGCATTGCAGCCATCATATGCGCCTTTCGGCCCGGCAGCGCCTCGATGCCACGCTGGATGAGGGCTGGCAGAAGATCGAGCTGCCCAAGGCCCCGGCGGACCCGCTGCGCTTCCGTGACCAGCGCCGCTATTCCGAGCGGCTGCGCGACGCCCAGGCGAAATCCGGCATGGATGACGCCGTCCTGGTGGGCCATGGCAAGATCGACGGCCAGCGTGCTGTGGTCGCCGTCTTTGAATTCGCCTTCATGGCGGGCTCGATGGGGGCCGGCGTGGGCGAGGCCATTGTCACCGCCGCGCGCCTCGCCGTGTTGCAGGATGCGCCGCTGATCGTCTTTGCCAGCTCCGGCGGGGCCCGCATGCAGGAGGGCGCGGTCAGCCTGATGCAGATGCCGCGCACCGTGATCGCGACCCAGATGGTGAAGGATGCCGGGCTGCCCTTCCTGGTGGTGCTGTGCGACCCGACGACGGGCGGCGTCACGGCCAGCTTCGCCATGCTGGGCGATATCCAGATCGCCGAGCCTGGCGCTCTGATCGGCTTTGCCGGCGCCCGCGTGATCGAGAGCACCGTGCGCGAGAAGCTGCCGGAGGGGTTCCAGCGTGCCGAATACCTGCTGGAGCATGGCATTCTCGACATGGTGGTGAAGCGCGCCGAAATGCGCGAGACGCTGGCCCGCGTGATCCGCCTGCTGCGCGCCGCCGAGGAAGAGCCCGCCGCCGCATCCGAAAGGTAA